The proteins below are encoded in one region of Kineococcus rhizosphaerae:
- a CDS encoding CG0192-related protein — MAVIHRAQLTPTKLEAIVDWLPSQPWGGPVGDEAAVAGRFRFDDPAGEVGVETLLVRVGDRVLQVPLTYRGALLEGAGEFLVTEMDHSVLGRRWVYDAAGDPVYADTVRRAIATGGHEADLQHAVDGRFEPGSKEGFAVGSGSAADSPTVSAVRVRTQGALTTIATGHGDLVLLREVGAAAPAGETLTGTWGDGDPQVLVVLTD; from the coding sequence ATGGCCGTCATCCACCGGGCGCAGCTGACGCCGACCAAGCTCGAGGCGATCGTGGACTGGCTGCCGTCGCAGCCGTGGGGCGGTCCCGTCGGCGACGAGGCCGCCGTCGCGGGCCGGTTCCGGTTCGACGACCCGGCGGGGGAGGTCGGCGTCGAGACCCTGCTGGTGCGCGTCGGGGACCGCGTCCTGCAGGTGCCGCTGACGTACCGGGGGGCACTGCTGGAGGGGGCCGGGGAGTTCCTCGTGACCGAGATGGACCACTCCGTCCTCGGCCGCCGGTGGGTCTACGACGCCGCGGGCGACCCCGTCTACGCCGACACGGTCCGCCGGGCGATCGCCACGGGCGGCCACGAGGCGGACCTGCAGCACGCCGTCGACGGCCGGTTCGAGCCCGGGTCCAAGGAGGGGTTCGCCGTCGGCAGCGGGTCCGCGGCGGACTCGCCGACCGTGAGCGCCGTCCGCGTCCGCACGCAGGGGGCGCTGACGACGATCGCGACGGGGCACGGTGACCTGGTCCTGCTGCGCGAGGTGGGGGCGGCCGCGCCGGCGGGAGAGACCCTGACCGGGACGTGGGGCGACGGCGACCCGCAGGTGCTGGTCGTGCTCACCGACTGA
- a CDS encoding peptidoglycan D,D-transpeptidase FtsI family protein, translating to MNRPLRRLSLVVAFLFFALFASTTWVQFISAGKLNAMPGNSRQLYAEFGRERGAILVQGGAAVATSAKVEDPYQFQRAYPAGQLYAPVTGFYSLRYGTSGVERAENDVLSGSADELFYRNLSTLLTGEKPKGADVTLTIQPKVQQAAWDALAGRKGAVVALDPETGDVLAMVTSPSYDPNGLASHDGKTEQSTWTSLNADDDDPMVNRATGSLYPPGSTFKLITAAAALESGDYTADTLLKGPQELPLPQTSNTLKNDEGTACGPNDQVSLADALKISCNTAFGDLGLTLGADKLAEQAGKFGFGQSLSIPTSVATSSFPTGEKVAGPLLAYSAIGQGNDLATPLQVAMVSAAIANDGVVMEPNLIADVREADQTADVIDQPSPRELGRAVSSGTAKTLQQMMELVVSDGTGTRAQIPGVTVGGKTGTAQHGTGLPPYAWFTSFADDGKKKVAVAVVIEDGGSTESAYGGRLSAPVAKTVMQAALDG from the coding sequence GTGAACCGTCCCCTGCGCCGGTTGTCCCTCGTCGTCGCGTTCCTGTTCTTCGCGCTGTTCGCCTCCACGACGTGGGTCCAGTTCATCTCCGCGGGCAAGCTCAACGCGATGCCCGGCAACTCCCGGCAGCTGTACGCCGAGTTCGGCCGCGAGCGCGGTGCGATCCTCGTCCAGGGCGGTGCGGCGGTCGCGACGAGCGCGAAGGTCGAGGACCCGTACCAGTTCCAGCGCGCCTACCCGGCGGGTCAGCTGTACGCGCCGGTGACGGGCTTCTACTCGCTGCGCTACGGCACGTCCGGCGTGGAGCGCGCCGAGAACGACGTGCTGTCGGGGTCGGCCGACGAGCTGTTCTACCGGAACCTGTCGACGCTGCTGACGGGGGAGAAGCCCAAGGGCGCCGACGTGACCCTGACGATCCAGCCGAAGGTGCAGCAGGCCGCATGGGACGCCCTGGCCGGCCGCAAGGGCGCCGTCGTCGCCCTCGACCCCGAGACCGGGGACGTGCTGGCGATGGTGACGAGCCCCAGCTACGACCCGAACGGGCTCGCCAGTCACGACGGGAAGACCGAGCAGAGCACGTGGACGTCGCTGAACGCGGACGACGACGACCCCATGGTGAACCGGGCGACGGGGTCGCTGTACCCGCCGGGGTCGACGTTCAAGCTGATCACCGCGGCGGCGGCGCTGGAGAGCGGCGACTACACGGCGGACACGCTGCTGAAGGGCCCGCAGGAGCTGCCGCTGCCGCAGACGAGCAACACGCTGAAGAACGACGAGGGCACGGCCTGCGGCCCGAACGACCAGGTGTCGCTGGCCGACGCGCTGAAGATCTCGTGCAACACGGCGTTCGGCGACCTGGGCCTGACGCTGGGCGCCGACAAGCTCGCCGAGCAGGCGGGCAAGTTCGGCTTCGGCCAGTCGCTGTCCATCCCGACCTCGGTGGCCACGAGCAGCTTCCCGACGGGTGAGAAGGTGGCCGGGCCGCTGCTGGCGTACTCCGCGATCGGGCAGGGCAACGACCTGGCGACGCCGCTGCAGGTCGCGATGGTCTCCGCCGCGATCGCCAACGACGGGGTCGTCATGGAACCGAACCTCATCGCCGACGTCCGCGAGGCCGACCAGACGGCCGACGTCATCGACCAGCCGTCGCCGCGCGAGCTGGGCCGCGCGGTGAGCTCGGGCACCGCGAAGACGCTGCAGCAGATGATGGAGCTCGTCGTCTCGGACGGCACGGGGACGCGCGCGCAGATCCCCGGGGTGACCGTGGGCGGCAAGACGGGAACCGCGCAGCACGGCACGGGCCTGCCGCCGTACGCGTGGTTCACGTCGTTCGCGGACGACGGGAAGAAGAAGGTCGCCGTCGCGGTCGTGATCGAGGACGGCGGGTCGACCGAGAGCGCCTACGGTGGACGGTTGTCCGCACCGGTGGCCAAGACCGTGATGCAAGCAGCCCTCGATGGGTGA
- a CDS encoding SigE family RNA polymerase sigma factor yields the protein MADLDYEAFVAVRGPVLQRLARGLLRNPADAEDVVQDVLAKALLKWGRIAKADDPVAYVNRMLVNESTSFWRRAVRREDPLAPEDLPASEAADANQRFLDRDALLAAVRTLPTKQRSVVALRYLDEMADERIADVLDMSVGAVRVNASRGLATLRKAMRLPAEV from the coding sequence GTGGCTGACCTGGACTACGAGGCGTTCGTCGCGGTCCGCGGCCCCGTGCTGCAGCGCCTCGCGCGCGGCCTGCTGCGCAACCCCGCCGACGCCGAGGACGTCGTGCAGGACGTCCTGGCCAAGGCGCTGCTGAAGTGGGGCCGGATCGCGAAGGCCGACGACCCCGTCGCCTACGTGAACCGGATGCTCGTCAACGAGAGCACGTCGTTCTGGCGGCGGGCGGTCCGGCGCGAGGACCCCCTCGCTCCGGAGGACCTGCCCGCTTCGGAGGCGGCGGACGCGAACCAGCGGTTCCTGGACCGCGATGCGCTGCTGGCCGCCGTCCGGACCCTGCCGACCAAGCAGCGCTCGGTCGTCGCGCTGCGCTACCTGGACGAGATGGCCGACGAGCGGATCGCCGACGTCCTCGACATGAGCGTGGGGGCGGTGCGGGTGAACGCGAGCCGCGGGCTCGCGACGCTGCGCAAGGCCATGCGGTTGCCCGCCGAGGTCTGA
- a CDS encoding FtsW/RodA/SpoVE family cell cycle protein: protein MATVLPVYPTTRRNVELALVLLAVVIAGGAWAVVGLTVDGSLPPNLFAYAGGLGGLAVLLHLVLRWRAKHADPMLLPVATLLNGIGLVMIHRIDVAEDTSSASRQFVWSALGIVAAGAVLVVVRDHRILRRYTWTAAVAGLVLLLLPMVPGLGRTVNGARIWIHLGSMSFQPGELAKICLAVFFAGYLVVHRDALSLTGRKVVFLQLPRARDLGPILLAWVAAVGILVLQRDLGTSLLFFGLFVAVLYVSTERVSWIVLGLLMFAAAAVFAATTMGHVQQRVDIWLHPFTAQNRSGSSYQLVQGLYGMANGGLTGTGLGEGRPQTVPFANSDFIYSSLGEELGLAGLFAVLTLYVVIVERGLRTAIGVRDGFGKLLAAGLAFSVTLQVFVVVGGVTRVIPLTGLTMPFLAAGGSSLLSNWIVVALLLRVSDLARRPAAEVRNGPDGDTGVTQAVRTA, encoded by the coding sequence ATGGCCACCGTCCTGCCCGTGTACCCGACGACGCGGCGCAACGTCGAGCTCGCGCTGGTGCTGCTGGCCGTCGTCATCGCCGGCGGCGCGTGGGCCGTGGTGGGCCTGACGGTCGACGGGTCCCTGCCGCCGAACCTGTTCGCGTACGCCGGTGGGCTCGGCGGGCTCGCGGTGCTGCTGCACCTGGTGCTGCGGTGGCGGGCCAAGCACGCCGACCCGATGCTGCTGCCGGTCGCGACCCTGCTCAACGGGATCGGCCTGGTGATGATCCACCGGATCGACGTGGCCGAGGACACCTCGTCGGCGTCGCGGCAGTTCGTCTGGTCGGCGCTGGGGATCGTCGCGGCGGGTGCGGTGCTGGTGGTCGTGCGCGACCACCGGATCCTGCGCCGGTACACGTGGACGGCGGCCGTGGCGGGTCTGGTCCTGCTGCTGCTGCCGATGGTCCCGGGGCTGGGCCGCACGGTGAACGGGGCGCGCATCTGGATCCACCTGGGGTCGATGTCGTTCCAGCCGGGGGAGCTGGCGAAGATCTGCCTGGCGGTGTTCTTCGCGGGGTACCTCGTCGTGCACCGCGACGCGCTGAGCCTGACGGGCCGCAAGGTCGTGTTCCTGCAGCTGCCGCGCGCCCGCGACCTGGGGCCGATCCTGCTGGCGTGGGTCGCGGCCGTCGGGATCCTGGTGCTGCAGCGCGACCTGGGGACGTCGCTGCTGTTCTTCGGGTTGTTCGTCGCGGTGCTGTACGTCTCGACGGAGCGGGTGTCCTGGATCGTCCTGGGCCTGCTGATGTTCGCGGCCGCGGCCGTGTTCGCGGCGACGACGATGGGTCACGTCCAGCAGCGCGTCGACATCTGGTTGCACCCGTTCACCGCGCAGAACCGCAGTGGCTCCAGCTACCAGCTCGTGCAGGGCCTGTACGGGATGGCGAACGGCGGCCTGACGGGCACGGGCCTGGGTGAGGGCCGCCCGCAGACGGTGCCGTTCGCGAACTCGGACTTCATCTACTCCTCCCTGGGCGAGGAGCTGGGGCTCGCGGGCCTGTTCGCGGTCCTGACGCTGTACGTCGTGATCGTCGAGCGCGGCTTGCGGACGGCGATCGGGGTGCGCGACGGCTTCGGCAAGCTGCTCGCCGCGGGGCTGGCGTTCTCGGTGACGCTGCAGGTGTTCGTCGTCGTCGGCGGCGTCACGCGGGTCATCCCGCTGACGGGTCTGACGATGCCGTTCCTCGCCGCGGGCGGCTCGTCGCTGCTGTCGAACTGGATCGTCGTCGCGCTGCTGCTGCGCGTGTCGGACCTGGCCCGGCGCCCGGCCGCGGAGGTCCGCAACGGGCCCGACGGCGACACCGGGGTGACCCAGGCGGTGAGGACCGCGTGA
- a CDS encoding methyl-accepting chemotaxis protein produces the protein MNRLRDLNVASKLFAGFGVVCVLLVLVVVLGINRLGASQANLSTMSTSGIASVSTIAKVKFAYATLRQDIANAALAQGPDATDAALQQMATDDTAYDDAWKAYQATGPAASATDRAQVETLVADYRDKRQQLVTFAKAGDVKSFIDYRTKTTTPITKNVFAELDKIDGIEQQAAKDMAAKGSSDYHAAVMLLIVIGAIALVVAAVVAVIVARSVSAPLARTLTVVRGLAEGRLDQRVGIASKDEVGQLAAAVDATLERLTTTMRRIAGNAGTLAASSEELNAVATQLSSGAEEASTQAQVVSAATEEISANIGTVAAAGDQMSSAIREIATSTADASATAASAVAAASTAGETLDRLSASSREIGDVVKLITSIAEQTNLLALNATIEAARAGEMGKGFAVVAGEVKELAQQTARATEEIVGRVAATQTDAASAAAAITEITEVIARIDGLQATIAAAVEQQSATTSEMVRNVTEVSTGSQEIAANISGIAASAEQTTSGATHTATTAGEVSRTAAELNELVGSFTLPR, from the coding sequence GTGAACCGACTCCGCGACCTGAACGTCGCCTCCAAGCTCTTCGCCGGTTTCGGCGTGGTGTGCGTCCTGCTCGTCCTCGTGGTGGTGCTCGGGATCAACCGCCTCGGCGCCTCGCAGGCCAACCTGTCCACGATGTCCACCTCCGGCATCGCCTCGGTCAGCACCATCGCGAAGGTCAAGTTCGCCTACGCGACCCTGCGCCAGGACATCGCCAACGCAGCGCTCGCCCAGGGCCCGGACGCCACCGACGCCGCCCTGCAGCAGATGGCGACCGACGACACCGCCTACGACGACGCGTGGAAGGCGTACCAGGCGACCGGCCCCGCCGCGTCGGCGACCGACCGCGCCCAGGTCGAGACCCTCGTCGCGGACTACCGCGACAAGCGCCAGCAACTCGTGACGTTCGCGAAGGCCGGGGACGTCAAGAGCTTCATCGACTACCGGACCAAGACGACCACCCCGATCACCAAGAACGTCTTCGCCGAGCTCGACAAGATCGACGGCATCGAGCAGCAGGCCGCCAAGGACATGGCCGCCAAGGGGTCCTCGGACTACCACGCGGCGGTGATGCTGCTGATCGTCATCGGCGCGATCGCCCTGGTCGTGGCCGCGGTCGTGGCCGTCATCGTGGCCCGCTCGGTCTCCGCGCCCCTGGCCCGCACCCTGACCGTCGTGCGGGGCCTGGCCGAAGGCCGCCTGGACCAGCGCGTCGGCATCGCCTCCAAGGACGAGGTCGGTCAGCTCGCCGCCGCCGTCGACGCCACCCTGGAGCGCCTGACCACCACCATGCGCCGCATCGCCGGCAACGCCGGCACCCTGGCCGCCTCCAGCGAGGAACTCAACGCCGTGGCCACCCAGCTGTCCTCCGGTGCCGAAGAGGCCTCCACCCAGGCCCAGGTCGTCTCGGCGGCCACCGAGGAGATCAGCGCCAACATCGGCACCGTGGCCGCCGCCGGGGACCAGATGAGCTCGGCCATCCGCGAGATCGCCACCTCCACCGCCGACGCCTCGGCCACCGCCGCCTCCGCGGTCGCCGCCGCGAGCACGGCCGGGGAGACCCTGGACCGCCTCAGCGCGTCCTCCCGTGAGATCGGTGACGTGGTCAAGCTCATCACCTCCATCGCCGAGCAGACCAACCTGCTCGCCTTGAACGCCACCATCGAAGCGGCCCGGGCCGGGGAGATGGGCAAGGGTTTCGCGGTGGTGGCCGGGGAGGTCAAGGAACTGGCCCAGCAGACCGCGCGGGCCACTGAGGAGATCGTGGGGCGCGTGGCCGCCACCCAGACCGACGCGGCCTCGGCGGCGGCGGCGATCACTGAGATCACCGAGGTCATCGCCCGCATCGACGGGCTGCAGGCCACCATCGCCGCCGCGGTGGAGCAGCAGTCCGCGACGACCAGTGAGATGGTCCGCAACGTGACGGAGGTGTCCACCGGCAGTCAGGAGATCGCGGCGAACATCTCCGGGATCGCCGCCTCGGCCGAGCAGACGACGTCGGGGGCCACGCACACGGCGACCACCGCCGGGGAGGTCTCGCGCACCGCCGCGGAACTGAACGAGCTGGTGGGGTCCTTCACCCTCCCCCGCTGA
- a CDS encoding FHA domain-containing protein FhaB/FipA translates to MSELTLTVLRLGLLVVLWLFVLAIVGVLRADLLGTRVTTRRTERAAARPRRDPVEAPPARPRATLVVTEGSLRGTTLTLGQAPVLIGRGSDCTLVLDDEYASTKHVRITPAPTGDGWVVEDLQSTNGTFLGRDRLTTPAPFEPGTPLRIGKTVLELRR, encoded by the coding sequence GTGAGCGAACTGACCCTCACCGTCCTGCGGTTGGGGCTGCTCGTCGTGCTGTGGCTGTTCGTCCTGGCGATCGTCGGGGTGCTGCGCGCGGACCTGCTCGGGACACGGGTCACGACCCGCCGCACCGAGCGCGCCGCGGCCAGGCCCCGCCGCGACCCCGTCGAGGCGCCGCCGGCCCGGCCGCGGGCGACGCTCGTGGTCACGGAGGGCTCGCTGCGCGGGACGACGCTGACCCTGGGCCAGGCCCCCGTCCTCATCGGCCGCGGCAGCGACTGCACGCTGGTCCTGGACGACGAGTACGCCTCCACCAAGCACGTGCGCATCACGCCGGCCCCCACCGGGGACGGCTGGGTCGTGGAGGACCTGCAGTCCACGAACGGCACGTTCCTCGGCCGCGACCGCCTGACCACCCCCGCCCCCTTCGAGCCCGGGACGCCGTTGCGCATCGGCAAGACCGTGCTCGAGCTCCGGAGGTAG
- a CDS encoding PPOX class F420-dependent oxidoreductase produces the protein MTDDALLDLVGSTRNSVLVTLKRDGRPQLSNVTHHYDPDRRLVRVSVTADRAKARNLERDPRASLHVTSADFWSWVVVEGGATLSPVAAREDDETVDELVDLYRALLGEHPDWDDYRRAMVRDRRRVVRLPVGRVYGQLPG, from the coding sequence ATGACGGACGACGCGCTCCTGGACCTGGTCGGCTCCACCCGCAACAGCGTCCTGGTGACGCTCAAGCGCGACGGCCGCCCGCAGCTGTCGAACGTCACCCACCACTACGACCCCGACCGTCGCCTCGTGCGCGTCTCGGTCACGGCCGACCGGGCGAAAGCGAGGAACCTCGAACGCGACCCGCGGGCCAGCCTGCACGTCACGAGCGCGGACTTCTGGAGCTGGGTCGTCGTCGAGGGCGGCGCCACGCTGTCACCCGTCGCCGCCCGCGAGGACGACGAGACCGTCGATGAACTGGTCGACCTCTACCGGGCGCTCCTGGGCGAGCACCCGGACTGGGACGACTACCGCCGCGCGATGGTGCGCGACCGTCGCCGCGTCGTGCGGTTGCCCGTCGGGCGGGTCTACGGGCAACTGCCCGGCTGA
- a CDS encoding DUF3662 and FHA domain-containing protein, giving the protein MGVLDRFERGVERAVNGVFARAFRSEVQPVEVASALRRELDDRAAVLSRGRTLVPNSFIVELGPADHDKIASWQDTLADELVAAVTQHAEKQRYSFVGPVRVGFHESDDLETGVFRVLSSTVKGRIAPSTPKTDQAGRPRLEVDGRGYVLTEAVTVLGRGSDADVVLDDPGVSRRHAEIRVAPGGARLSDLSSTNGTFVDGDRVSSLDLWDGAVITVGRSKLVFHSARRDEAWT; this is encoded by the coding sequence GTGGGAGTGCTCGACCGCTTCGAGCGTGGCGTGGAACGGGCCGTCAACGGTGTGTTCGCCCGGGCCTTCCGCAGCGAGGTGCAGCCGGTGGAGGTCGCCAGCGCCCTGCGCCGCGAGCTCGACGACCGCGCGGCGGTGCTGTCCCGCGGCCGCACGCTCGTGCCCAACAGCTTCATCGTGGAGCTCGGCCCCGCCGACCACGACAAGATCGCGTCCTGGCAGGACACCCTCGCCGACGAGCTCGTCGCGGCCGTCACCCAGCACGCCGAGAAGCAGCGGTACAGCTTCGTCGGCCCGGTGCGGGTGGGGTTCCACGAGTCCGACGACCTGGAGACGGGCGTCTTCCGCGTCCTGTCCTCCACCGTCAAGGGCCGCATCGCGCCGTCCACCCCGAAGACGGACCAGGCCGGCCGGCCGCGCCTGGAGGTCGACGGCCGCGGGTACGTGCTGACGGAGGCCGTGACGGTCCTGGGCCGCGGCTCGGACGCCGACGTCGTCCTGGACGACCCGGGCGTCTCGCGCCGGCACGCCGAGATCCGCGTCGCCCCCGGCGGGGCGCGGTTGTCGGACCTGAGCTCCACGAACGGCACGTTCGTCGACGGCGACCGGGTCTCCTCGCTGGACCTGTGGGACGGGGCGGTCATCACGGTGGGCCGCAGCAAGCTCGTCTTCCACTCCGCCCGGCGGGACGAGGCCTGGACGTGA
- a CDS encoding carbohydrate kinase family protein: MPQVVSFGAHIADALGWPFTQVPPGQQLAILEQIRFTVAGTAAAPSVNLAKLGVDVATVGRVGADTIGDFVRTTMDGYGVDTTHLVTDPVLQTSASLLPIRADGSRPALHVIGANAGLREDDVPWDVVAQAQVFHLGGLFVLPGVDGEPAGRILARARELGLTTTVDLLASPRPDAQDLLAPVLPHVDFLLPNVEEAGWITGREDYDEIARWFHDRGVGTTLLTLGGDGVHVARAGERGTVLPAFAVDVVDSTGCGDALTAGFVSGLLDGLDLHAAAERGLACGSLVATGLGSDAGIVDLAQVEEFARSTPRAAVAG; encoded by the coding sequence ATGCCGCAGGTCGTCTCCTTCGGGGCGCACATCGCCGACGCGCTCGGCTGGCCGTTCACGCAGGTCCCCCCGGGGCAGCAGCTCGCGATCCTGGAGCAGATCCGGTTCACCGTCGCCGGGACCGCCGCCGCGCCGTCGGTGAACCTGGCCAAGCTCGGCGTCGACGTCGCGACCGTCGGCCGGGTCGGGGCGGACACCATCGGCGACTTCGTCCGCACGACGATGGACGGGTACGGCGTCGACACGACCCACCTGGTCACCGACCCGGTGCTGCAGACCTCCGCGAGCCTGCTGCCCATCCGCGCCGACGGGTCCCGCCCCGCGCTGCACGTCATCGGGGCCAACGCGGGGCTGCGCGAGGACGACGTGCCGTGGGACGTCGTCGCGCAGGCGCAGGTCTTCCACCTCGGTGGGCTGTTCGTGCTGCCCGGCGTCGACGGGGAACCCGCGGGCCGCATCCTGGCGCGGGCCAGGGAGCTGGGCCTGACGACGACGGTCGACCTGCTCGCCAGCCCGCGCCCCGACGCCCAGGACCTGCTCGCGCCCGTCCTGCCGCACGTCGACTTCCTGCTGCCCAACGTCGAGGAGGCCGGCTGGATCACGGGCCGGGAGGACTACGACGAGATCGCCCGCTGGTTCCACGACCGCGGGGTCGGGACGACGCTGCTGACCCTCGGCGGTGACGGCGTCCACGTCGCGCGTGCCGGCGAGCGCGGGACGGTCCTGCCCGCCTTCGCCGTCGACGTCGTCGACAGCACCGGCTGCGGGGACGCGCTCACCGCCGGGTTCGTCTCCGGCCTGCTGGACGGGCTGGACCTGCACGCGGCCGCCGAGCGGGGACTGGCGTGCGGGAGCCTCGTCGCGACGGGCCTGGGCTCCGACGCCGGGATCGTGGACCTCGCGCAGGTCGAGGAGTTCGCGCGCAGCACGCCGCGGGCTGCGGTGGCAGGCTGA
- a CDS encoding Stp1/IreP family PP2C-type Ser/Thr phosphatase, which produces MAIALNYAARSDVGLGRTTNQDSGYAGPHLLVVADGMGGHAGGDVASSLAVGEMSVLDGESHGSDDAAEHLRHAIEASNEQLRHRVADEPDLAGMGTTVTAILRAGSRLVLAHIGDSRGYLLREGRLTQLTKDHSYVQSLIDEGRISPEEAERHPQRSVIMRVLTGRDDDEADVSVREAKPGDRYLLCSDGLSGVVSHDTIAETLASGLDPDTTCQRLVELALRGGGPDNITCLVADVVELGVGAAPSTTPQVVGAAAFHRPRRSSAAGTPAARAAALRAAAHDGDDSADDSEDDHDGTGRRPLTDRERRRRRVRWVAGPLLLVVLLAAGGLAAWRWSQQQYFVGADGGTVAIYQGLSQDVGPVRTSHVLESTTVQVADLPTTWARRVEARVTSNSLASARELVSNLEGFAAACRAATTPGTPTPGTPTAAPTDSPTTAPTTTTPAPSPSRTVAPEDCGGVG; this is translated from the coding sequence GTGGCCATCGCCCTGAACTACGCCGCCCGCTCGGACGTCGGCCTCGGACGCACCACCAACCAGGACTCCGGCTACGCGGGGCCGCACCTGCTCGTCGTCGCCGACGGCATGGGCGGGCACGCGGGCGGGGACGTCGCCAGTTCCCTGGCGGTCGGCGAGATGTCGGTCCTGGACGGTGAGTCGCACGGCAGCGACGACGCCGCCGAGCACCTGCGCCACGCCATCGAGGCGTCCAACGAGCAGCTGCGCCACCGGGTCGCGGACGAACCGGACCTGGCGGGGATGGGCACGACGGTCACGGCGATCCTGCGCGCGGGCTCGCGGCTGGTCCTGGCGCACATCGGCGACTCGCGCGGGTACCTGCTGCGCGAGGGGCGGCTGACGCAGCTGACGAAGGACCACAGCTACGTGCAGTCCCTCATCGACGAGGGGCGGATCAGCCCCGAGGAGGCCGAGCGGCACCCCCAGCGGTCGGTGATCATGCGGGTGCTGACGGGCCGCGACGACGACGAGGCCGACGTCTCGGTGCGCGAGGCGAAGCCGGGCGACCGGTACCTGCTGTGCAGCGACGGCCTGTCGGGCGTGGTCAGCCACGACACGATCGCCGAGACCCTCGCCTCGGGCCTGGACCCGGACACGACGTGCCAGCGCCTCGTCGAGCTCGCCCTGCGCGGCGGCGGCCCGGACAACATCACGTGCCTGGTCGCCGACGTCGTCGAGCTGGGCGTGGGCGCCGCCCCCTCCACGACCCCGCAGGTCGTGGGGGCGGCCGCGTTCCACCGGCCGCGCCGCTCGTCGGCCGCGGGGACCCCCGCCGCGCGGGCCGCGGCCCTGCGCGCGGCCGCGCACGACGGCGACGACTCCGCCGACGACTCGGAGGACGACCATGACGGCACCGGCCGCCGTCCGCTGACCGACCGCGAGCGCCGCCGTCGCCGCGTCCGGTGGGTCGCGGGGCCGCTGCTGCTCGTGGTGCTGCTCGCCGCTGGGGGCCTGGCGGCGTGGCGGTGGAGCCAGCAGCAGTACTTCGTGGGTGCCGACGGCGGGACGGTCGCGATCTACCAGGGGTTGTCGCAGGACGTGGGGCCGGTGCGGACGTCGCACGTGCTGGAGAGCACGACGGTTCAGGTGGCGGACCTGCCGACGACGTGGGCGCGGCGCGTCGAGGCGCGGGTGACGTCGAACAGCCTGGCGAGCGCGCGGGAGCTGGTGTCCAACCTGGAGGGTTTCGCGGCCGCGTGCCGGGCGGCGACCACCCCCGGCACGCCCACCCCCGGTACGCCCACCGCCGCACCCACCGACTCCCCCACGACCGCACCCACGACCACGACCCCCGCGCCCAGCCCGTCCCGGACCGTGGCGCCCGAGGACTGCGGAGGTGTCGGCTGA
- a CDS encoding sensor domain-containing protein: MEDDPLVAALRRYDPADHPLGTEELLAGSRRRAARIRTRRRAGVAVLALALVAVPVGVGVNGGLPGGTSRTTVVAADPTTSGTPVDAAQVLPDATVAAVLPGAVRQPDAVEVAGGDVNAGLCTDVPFAAAPLLGGRTANWTETASRQGVTESVRRFSADGAVAYVQTARDQAASCAASAQETGPWTIVGDGSTGPDDLVTAYAVEQEDVDGKGGTLYRVRGVVERDGVVVDVSATLVRATPDGLSSTVADLAVGGLDAVLGG; this comes from the coding sequence GTGGAGGACGATCCGCTCGTGGCGGCGTTGCGCCGGTACGACCCGGCCGACCACCCGCTGGGCACCGAGGAGCTGCTCGCGGGGTCGCGGCGGCGGGCGGCGAGGATCCGCACCCGGCGCCGGGCGGGGGTCGCCGTGCTGGCCCTGGCCCTGGTCGCGGTCCCGGTCGGGGTTGGCGTGAACGGGGGGCTGCCGGGGGGCACCTCGCGCACGACGGTCGTCGCCGCGGACCCGACGACGTCCGGGACCCCCGTCGACGCGGCGCAGGTGCTGCCGGACGCGACGGTGGCGGCCGTGCTGCCGGGGGCGGTGCGCCAGCCGGACGCGGTGGAGGTCGCGGGAGGGGACGTGAACGCCGGGTTGTGCACCGACGTGCCGTTCGCGGCGGCCCCGCTGCTGGGCGGGCGGACGGCGAACTGGACGGAGACGGCCTCGCGCCAGGGCGTGACCGAGTCGGTCCGCCGGTTCTCGGCGGACGGCGCCGTCGCGTACGTGCAGACGGCCCGCGACCAGGCGGCCTCGTGCGCGGCGTCGGCGCAGGAGACGGGCCCGTGGACGATCGTCGGGGACGGCAGCACCGGGCCCGACGACCTCGTCACCGCGTACGCGGTGGAGCAGGAGGACGTCGACGGGAAGGGCGGCACCCTGTACCGCGTTCGCGGCGTCGTGGAACGCGACGGCGTGGTGGTGGACGTGTCCGCCACCCTGGTGCGGGCGACCCCCGACGGGTTGTCCTCGACGGTGGCCGACCTGGCGGTCGGCGGGCTGGACGCGGTGCTGGGTGGCTGA